A stretch of Rhinoderma darwinii isolate aRhiDar2 chromosome 4, aRhiDar2.hap1, whole genome shotgun sequence DNA encodes these proteins:
- the XKR5 gene encoding XK-related protein 5, which translates to MVAAGGIGWFAAVSLLLYLAERAAECAAVVHYFLTAQLLWAGWTLGLLLPGCLIQAISFVWFRADGHQRCFTLSLTHILQLGILKRHVDSLRLVLGKNGKTVREEQELVMKQGDLSLLRLIEVLLQALPQLLLQTYIYMTLDYADVYAVSSALLCLLSLSWALVSFSHFLCLLRPGHLCLPWASVLCQLLWRMGMIGTRVMALIVFARVYHFWVFAVGGAHWLVMCFWLVAQQTDVISTPCYWRLFNILLGAVYVFCFINVRDGPSRYRVAIFYVIMLLENCILLLLATDFLKGAVWSNVKLSVAVMSGFLIGCAALIIYYTLLHPKSTEISQSFKKTGSSGHDREEESGYSFKWWNKTSQKEASDDAFPGENFSPDQEMVDQEDLPWSKVAEKHHRLLLLKLAMKTGNLSKINAAFGDGGIGGLFTLYGAADAQDPLVKNNSLSEDRSKGGFSMSESWHRGKTPEDVGQGGKFGPQESSTYASLQDFLVKEGPIDNFSEQPPGRTLSEVATTCSPSNGMIGSGTLYFSAHSDGVIPSGNGTVCIVEVPKKALIDNSIKDLEPIENKDLPIMCVSPILSLPTNSNFHRSIAEDMGSLCEESELTNDDSGITESSGTRVYHVLSTGVLPPSVKGRLIQEEQPCFTSTPKPQATAVDVGPREETKARRRLEHLIVRT; encoded by the exons ATGGTGGCGGCCGGGGGTATAGGCTGGTTCGCGGCAGTCTCTCTCCTCCTGTACTTGGCAGAGCGGGCGGCGG AGTGCGCGGCGGTTGTACACTACTTCCTCACGGCACAGTTGCTTTGGGCAGGATGGACACTTGGATTGCTCCTCCCAGGCTGTCTCATCCAAGCGATCAGTTTTGTCTGGTTCCGGGCGGACGGGCACCAGCGATGCTTCACTCTGAGTCTGACTCACATCTTGCAGCTCGGGATCCTGAAACG TCACGTGGATTCTCTTCGTCTTGTTCTGGGGAAAAATGGAAAGACGGTGCGTGAGGAGCAGGAGCTGGTGATGAAGCAGGGAGACCTGTCGCTTCTCCGGCTGATAGAAGTCCTCCTACAGGCCCTGCCGCAACTACTACTGCAGACGTATATATACATGACCCTGGACTATGCTGATGTCTATGCAG TTAGCAGTGCCTTGCTGTGTCTCCTGTCTCTCTCCTGGGCGCTGGTCTCCTTCAGTCACTTCCTATGTCTCCTAAGGCCTGGGCATCTGTGTTTACCATGGGCATCTGTGTTGTGCCAGCTACTGTGGCGGATGGGTATGATTGGCACCCGGGTGATGGCCCTGATCGTCTTTGCTAGAGTTTATCACTTCTGGGTGTTTGCTGTAGGAG GCgctcactggctggtgatgtgttTCTGGCTGGTGGCTCAGCAGACTGATGTTATCTCTACCCCTTGTTATTGGAGACTGTTCAATATCCTCCTTGGCGCGGTGTACGTCTTCTGCTTTATTAACGTCCGGGATGGGCCCTCCCGCTATCGCGTTGCCATCTTTTACGTG ATCAtgttattagaaaactgtattctgctgctgctGGCCACAGATTTCctgaagggggcagtgtggagcaatgTGAAGCTGTCAGTGGCTGTCATGTCAGGCTTTCTCATCG GCTGTGCCGCCTTAATTATATATTACACCCTCCTGCACCCCAAATCAACAGAAATCTCTCAAAGCTTCAAAAAAACGGGATCGTCCGGTCATGATAGAGAAGAGGAGTCTGGTTACTCCTTCAAATGGTGGAATAAAACTTCTCAAAAAGAGGCTTCAGACGATGCATTTCCAGGAGAGAACTTCAGTCCAGACCAGGAAATGGTTGATCAAGAAGATCTCCCGTGGAGTAAGGTTGCCGAAAAACACCATCGCCTGCTTCTTCTGAAGCTAGCCATGAAGACCGGAAACCTTTCAAAGATCAACGCTGCCTTCGGGGATGGTGGCATTGGAGGCCTTTTCACTCTTTATGGTGCAGCAGATGCCCAGGATCCTCTGGTTAAGAACAATAGTTTATCAGAAGACCGTAGTAAAGGTGGCTTTTCGATGTCTGAATCCTGGCATAGGGGTAAAACACCAGAAGACGTTGGCCAAGGAGGCAAGTTTGGTCCACAAGAATCTTCCACTTATGCTAGTCTTCAAGACTTTCTAGTGAAAGAGGGTCCGATTGATAACTTCTCGGAGCAACCACCAGGAAGAACATTATCAGAGGTTGCCACCACTTGCTCTCCTAGCAATGGGATGATTGGGAGTGGCACACTGTACTTCAGTGCCCATTCAGATGGTGTAATACCATCCGGCAATGGGACAGTGTGCATTGTAGAGGTCCCCAAGAAAGCTTTGATTGACAACTCCATAAAAGACCTTGAACCAATCGAAAACAAAGATCTTCCGATTATGTGCGTCAGCCCTATTCTTAGCCTGCCTACCAATAGCAACTTCCACAGAAGCATTGCAGAAGACATGGGAAGTCTATGTGAAGAGTCAGAGCTGACCAATGATGACTCTGGAATTACAGAGTCTTCAGGGACAAGAGTCTACCACGTATTATCTACTGGGGTTCTCCCTCCTTCCGTGAAAGGAAGACTTATCCAAGAAGAACAACCTTGTTTTACGTCAACTCCAAAACCTCAAGCCACAGCTGTAGATGTAGGACCAAGGGAGGAGACCAAAGCCAGGAGAAGGCTTGAACATTTGATCGTGAGAACTTAG